Within the Gemmatimonas aurantiaca genome, the region GTCCACGATGTACCGCGAGTCGGTGGTGAAGAGCACCGACAACCGGTTCCCCTTGCGCGACATGGCCTGGAACGTGTCGATCACCGAACGCAGCGCCATGCGGTTGTTCGTGGTGTCGGGTTCCGACGCCCAGAGATCGAACCGTGTGACGCTGCCGTCGTTCCTGCGGAATTCGATGAGCGCGCCGAGTCCGCCCGGCGTGTCGCCGCTCCGGCCGTTGCCCAGGCACGATTCGTCCGCGTAGACCGCCACCAGTGGATGCTTCGCGCTCATCGCACGGCCTCGATCGCATCGAGTTCGTCGAGGATCAGTTCCAGGCGATGTCCCGTGCTCGGATGACGGGCCACGATGATCTCCCGGCCCTGTTCGATGCGCAGGCGCTCGGGGATCACGACGTATTCGGTGCCGCGCCGCATGATGGTCAGACGCGTGCCGTCGACGATGGCGCGCTCGAGTTGGTCGTACTGCGTCGTGGAGAGCTGCATCCGCACAACTTAGTCGATGGCGTCAGGCCTTCCGTTCCAGCCCCCACGTGGCGCAGACCTGCTCGAGCACCGTCACGGCCTGTTCGATCTGGGCGATCTCCACCCATTCGGTGGCCGAGTGGGCGCGGGCAATGTCTCCCGGCCCGAAACAGAGCGCCGGGATGCCCGCCTCCGCGAAGAGGGCCGCGTCGGTCCAGCACGATAGCCCTTCGATCGTGCCCGGCAGGCCGTGCGCCTGCGCAGCCGCGACCACCGTGCGCACCAGGGGCGCCTCGATGGCCAGGTCGAGCGGCGGCTGCGCACAGGCCAGCGTGGCCCGGGCGCGGAAATCCGGTCGCGCCGCCTCGAGCGCCTCGATGGCCGTCTGCACTTCGGCCAGAGCCTGCGCGCCCGTCTCGCCGGGCACCGTGCGCCGCTCGATGCGCACATCGCAGCGGTCGGCATAGGTGGACCATCCCGTGCCGCCGCTGATCATGGCGGCATGCAGGGACGCCCGCCCCAGCAGCGGATGGGTGCGCGCGACCAGGGTGTCGTGTTCGAAGCGATCGAGTGCGGCGATGAGCAGTGCCGCATGCCGGTTGGCATCGATGCCTACATCGTACCGGCTGCCATGCGCCGCCCGTCCGTCGACGGCGACGTCGATCCAGGCAAATCCCTTGTGTGCCGGCACCACCGCAAGACGGGTGGGTTCGGTGATGATCGCACCCGTGCCGCGCAGGCCGTCGGCGAGCAGGGCGCGCGTGCCGATGGACGCATACTCCTCATCACACACCGCGGCGATGATGACCTCACTGTGCAGCGTTCCCCGCGCCGCCGCACGCGCCGCCGCCACACACATCGCCGCGATCCCGGCCTTCATGTCGGTGGCGCCACGCGCGTACAGATTGCCGTGGCTCGTCACCGGCACGAAGGGCTCGTGGGTCATGCCTTCGACGCCCACGACATCGAGATGCCCATTGAGAATGAGCGGTGAGCGTCCGATTGGCCCGATGCGCGCGAGCACGTTGGAGCGCCCCGGCGTGACATCGCTGATGGAGACCGCGAATCCCCAGCCGCTCAGGATCGACGCCAACAACTCCGCACAGCCCCGTTCACCCGGCGCGCCGGCAACGAGCTCCGGGTTTCGCGAGTCGACGGCGACGAGCGCCTCGGTCAGTGCAACGGCATCGAGCGGGAATCGGGAGTGCACCCTTACAGTCTAGGCGACGGCGCCCCGACCCGCACCCCGTCGCGGGCGACCCGCCAGGACAGGACCGCCCCCAGCGTGGCGGCCGCAGCCTGTATCCGTGGCGCATGGTCCACCGGCGAACAGACGAGCACGCTTCCACCTCCGCTCGCACCCAGGGCCTTGAAGCCCGTCGCGCCGGCTTCGCGTACGCGGGCTTCGAGCGCGTCGATGCGGTCGGTGGTGATGCGCGGGTGCAGGGACCGCTGATGATGCCAGTGCTCGTCGACGAGGGCGGCCAGCGTGGCCAGGTCGCTACCGACAAGCGCGTCGCGCATGCCACGGGCCAGCACGGCCATCCGGTCGAGCGCCGCCACCACCCGCGGGACGCGGTCGCGATAGGCATCGAGCACAGCCGTGATCGTTTCGCCCGAAATGCGCGATTCCCCCGTGTACACCACCGTGAGGCAGCGCTCGAGGTCGTCCACGCAGCGATCGGTGAGCGGCAGCGGTTCGGCGTGGTTTTCCGCGGCGAATGTGAGGGCCAATGCGCCGCCGAACGCCGCCGCATAGTGGTCCTGGAACCCGCCGGCCACGCCGAGGTCCTCCGCCTCGACACGCCGGCTCTGCTCAGCCAGCTCGGCCGGATCGGCGGACGTGCCCTGGAGCCGGGCGATCGCCGCGGCCAGCGCGACCCCCACCGACGACGAACCACCCAACCCTGCGCCGATCGGGAAATCGCTGTGAATGGCGACGTGGGCGTGCGTGATGCCTGCCCGCCGGAGCGCCGCTGCGGGCAGCGGCTCGGGACAGGGTCCGGGATCCGACCCGAGACACGACGATCCCGCCGACGCGGCGGTCGGCGGGATCGTGAGGGTGACGGTGGCCCGTCGTTCGATGGCGAGATTGCAGACGAATCCGCCCCGTTCCTCCGGATACGGCGGAACGTCGGTCCAGCCCCCGCCAAAATCGAGGCGGGTGGGTGCCGAGGCGATGATCGTGTAGCCGATCATGGAGCGATCAGGCTGTGTCACAGCGGGATCACGCAGCGATCGTGCAGTTGATCATCGGAACGACACCCGCTCCGGACTATTTCTTCTTTGCCGGGGCTTTCTTGGCGGGAGCCTTTGCCGGCGCCTTGGCCACCTTCGCCGGTGCCTTGGCCGCCGACTTTGCCGGGGCCTTGGCGGGTGCCGGGGCCTTCGCCGGCGCCTTGGCTACCGGCTTGGCCGGCGCTTTGGCGGCCGGAGCCGGTTTGCCGGCCGTCTTGGCCGGTGCCTTGGCGGCAGGCGCCGGGGCCTTTGCCGGAGCTTTGGCTGGGGCCGCGGCGGGCGGTGCCTTGGCCGCAGGTGCTGCCTTGGCCGGTGCCTTCTCGGCCTTCGCCTCGACGCCCTTGCTTTCCGCCTTCGGCTCGGCCTTGGCTTCGGCAGGCTTGGCGGCGGGCGGCTTGGGGGTGGGCTTGGGCGGCGGCGGCGCGAAGTTCACCTTGTCCGACGGCTTCTGCGGCTCGATGCGCATGGCGGCACGGGCTTCCAGCGCGGCCTCGGCGGCGGCGGCGGGAGCGGCGACGGCCTTGGGCATCTGACCCAATGGAACCGGCTTCGGCGGCGGCGCCTTGGGTTCGGGCTTGGGTAGCGAGCCGTGTTTGGCGATGTATGCCGCCTCGGCCTGCTGAATCAGGACATCGGCCTCGTCCTGGTTCATCTGGCCGCGCCGCACCATGTAGTTGATGAGATCGCGGGCGCTCTCGATGACAAACGCGCTCAGGCCCGCCGCGGCGCCCACGACATCGCGCATGGCACCGGACATGCGGCTGCCCGCCTCGAGGCTGATTTCATGGGCCCGCTGCGCCATCTCGGCTGCGGTGTCCCGAGCGTCGGCCGCTCGATGCCCCGGTCCCCGGCGGGGAGCCGGACCCGAAGGAGGGGCGTCGCCTTCCGCCTGCGTTTCGTCGTCAGCCTGTGGTAAATCGGCCATGGGTGGAGCGCGCTCCGTCCGCCTGACATTGTAGGGAGAGGTGGTCGCTGGGCGAGCGGCGACGGCAACTGCCGGCACCGCCGCGTGGTCCGCGTCCACCAGAACGGGGGTAACTATATGATTTTCAGTGATCTACGCAAGGTATTCGCACGTG harbors:
- a CDS encoding ArgE/DapE family deacylase, whose product is MHSRFPLDAVALTEALVAVDSRNPELVAGAPGERGCAELLASILSGWGFAVSISDVTPGRSNVLARIGPIGRSPLILNGHLDVVGVEGMTHEPFVPVTSHGNLYARGATDMKAGIAAMCVAAARAAARGTLHSEVIIAAVCDEEYASIGTRALLADGLRGTGAIITEPTRLAVVPAHKGFAWIDVAVDGRAAHGSRYDVGIDANRHAALLIAALDRFEHDTLVARTHPLLGRASLHAAMISGGTGWSTYADRCDVRIERRTVPGETGAQALAEVQTAIEALEAARPDFRARATLACAQPPLDLAIEAPLVRTVVAAAQAHGLPGTIEGLSCWTDAALFAEAGIPALCFGPGDIARAHSATEWVEIAQIEQAVTVLEQVCATWGLERKA